The DNA region ATCTGGATCATTACGATAtggaataaaacacacaagcaaaacaatcattgTGTTGTATGCATTTTACTCTATGCATCACAATTATTCAAGCCcaaaatggaccgtgcccccatacatAGGACTGTCTATCCAGCTATAGCAATCAATAAGTCAAGCCCACTAGTTGTAAAGGCAAGCCCTGAATGACAACGGTTgatgtgccaaagaagaatatCACAATTATTCACGTGTCATGTGCTAGGAAAAGCGTTGATGATAGTTCGTGTCCTATTCTAGGAATCTATATATTTGCTCATATTAGTTTCATTTGAAATTGCCATAGGCTGCTGATATCCACATAATGATTCTCAGTTAAAGAACAGTGATGGAGTGATTCTCAGTTAAAGAAcacttaaacgtcaaaacatgaaacatccggaAACTCACGAAGAAACATTTgtcgcaaatgtgcatttttcacacaaatttAGGGTCTTTTGCCATAATTTCATTAGGATACTCATGGTTTTGTTTACGCTGCCATGGATCATATGATGacacaattattatttttttgacatgatttttatgaaatattattgatttattgctCGCCCTTAATTGTCCTTTTACCATATTTTCGCGTTTCTGAGTGTTTTACCATAGTTCCATTATAAGTAAATACATAGTGGTTCTAAAGTGGTTCTAGTCacaaaatcagtaaaataggCAAATCTATATTTTTCAAGGATATTTTCGACGGattgtattgttttcactaaaatatgCAACAGAAATGAGCTTCCTGTAAGTAATTtcaagtaagtaagtaatacCGAGTAAAGGCCAAAGCTCGCATATCTAGATGAGTGAAATCGAGCCGTTTCCGGTGCGGGTTGACTAAAGTTGTTAAACAGTACTTTACCCATTTTTTCGTCAATCAAactaatacatttttttagaaCAAGCTGCGGAAGAATTCAATATTATGGAAGTAATCCACGCTATTCGTATAAAAACAGCTTTTAAACTAagtgaaaatataaattatcatATTCATACTTAAAATCCACTTATCATATTCATACTTAAAATCCACTAAAACACATCTTTAACAATATTAATTGCATCATTATTGCTACATTTACCTTACTGTAAAACATATAGCGTTGTGATAATATCAGCAATATGGTCAGATCGTTCATTGTAAAGAAATGTTTTTATAATTCATGCTAGTGTAGTATTTACTGTCGTTTATGCTCCAGTGAACCAGAAAATACCAAAACTTGGCTCATCGAATGCTTGAATTCCGTTTCAAATGAAGCAGACATCAGCAGAAATTTAAATGACAGGCAGGCTTTAACCTTATCGTTCTTTTGACATGTTCAACTTTAAAGAAAGCTTATCTTCaccagaaaaaagaaagcaatgtTATTTAAAAGAAACTTGCTGTGAAACAGGGTGTTTTTTCTTATCCCTGAAATTGATTCAAATTGAGTTGATTGAGAAGGAATTGAGCGAACAAagtgttgattttttaaaaataggtGGAAGCAAAACTAATGCATTAgcattattttgtatttaaagATAACCCACTTACTGCGATAAAAAATAAGTCATACACCCCGGCACGAAAGTCGTGAGCCTCGTGAGTATCGTTTTTCTGCTTCAATGCGAGAAATCTGATCTTTTGGAGAAAGACGATGGATGCAAAgcatctctttctctttcgctctctttctatctctgtTTGTCATGCTTTCCGTTTAAGACTGGGCTATGGAGTTGAACAACCTAGAATAATAATGCTTCCATTGTCTGCCCAATCCTGGTATACATCGTAGCAGCTGCGACGATGATGTCTTCTGGCGTGTATCGTTAGTAGGCTTTGGAAGGCGTTCGCATACGAGCATTAGTCAGCATCGAGTTTTATGTGTCTGCATGCGTAAGTGCACCGTTTCTCTGGTCGAGCCGACGAGTCGCTTCGAGCAGTTGCTTCGGCGAGGGCTTTGCCTTGAACCTTGCGATCGGGTGAATTCGTCGACCAGCTATTGAACACAACGAAACGCCACCGTGTCGCTTAACATTCGCTTTAAATCACTCCTGCATCTTGTACGCAAAACATCGATGGAGCACCCGAATCAAGGTAGGCAATGGGCTCACTGCTGGCACTGGCAGATggtaaataatataatatctAATTGTGATTGCCCCTGTATGCACTTGTACACATACTAGAGCCTACGAAGCAAATGCAAGGCGAGTTCATCGAATGGAAGCCCTCCGAGCCGGGCGAGTGGCAGTTTTTATTCTTCGAGGACCAGGAGCTCAAACTTTCTCTGGACTCAGAAGAGGAGGGACAGGAAGCGATGCCATACAGCATGAAACAACCGCCCTATCTGTTGAACGATGTTTTGCGATGCGCTTGCTGCCACCAGTGCCAATTCCAGTGCTACGAGAACGATCTGCTGCTGACCTGCCAGTCGCATCCACGGTTGATTTGCTGGATGTGTGAAAAAGCGCCGGCCACACCGCCCAACACACTTCAAACGACGGCCGTGGCCGACTTTACGGATTCAGATAGCCTAACAGACACGAGCGAGCTTATCGAAACGGACGACAACGGAGAAGATTCACGGTTGATAGaagggtagtttttttttaaaataattttcaagttATTCACGAGCAACAGTTCGCACTACATCTTCCTTTGATGTGGCGCACCGTCGTCCTTATTAGCTAATAATGGATATATTTATATCTgtatataaaaacaaattcataatgtattataataaataaaaaacttttgctttttaatataaaataattgtgCTTTCTACGATAGCCTTatattactttaaaaaaaactgttgtaCGTTGTTAACATGATCGCTATTACCATTTCATCAATGAAAAATCTAGATGAAATCAAATCCATACACATCATAAAACTGTTGCACACCCGATTTGTTGATACAAAATCGTAAGTCTTTCGGCAATACAAAACGAGGCGATAATCGGAGAACCAGTCTCTTGCATCGCATGACTCACTCTACACAGGTATTTTGCATGGGGAGcgggttgaaaattttttaCTCTTGGCATCACATTCTCCAGCTGATTTTCCGCTGCAATCGGAGCTATTCTCGGGTCGGCTGGAAAGCTGTGATTCTGCATACTCCGCAACAAACCGGTTCCTCCGTTTCACATGGTTTCGTTTGGATCCTTTCACGTTCTCCTCTTGGGTCGCTTCGTCCAACCGACCGGCCCCCTGCGAGATGTAATCTCGAGATGTAAACCATAACGCATGCCTAGTCGAACGAGTCATGGTCATACAGCCGCCTGTGTGCAAGCATCTTTGATTTTTAcataacatttttcatttcagttaCGCTTTTTGTGTACAGCTGATGATGTCCGACAATAGATCTaaagaattaattttaaacctcCATCATTTTCGAGATTTAATAGTTGATAACGTGCTTTAAGTTTAACTAGAATCGTCAGCTATtcctctttttgcttttttagtCTTTTTGCCATCCTGTTCATGATTTCCTGATTTCTCTGATTTCGTCTGAGCTCGATGTATTTGTGTACAAAGTTTCGAAGATAGCTAACAGAAATATGATTATGAAGCTGAAATTTGATCAGTGCCAGACAATTGCGCGAGCTACTCATAGATGACGGTGTTTAACGCAAACAGGAAGATCGCCCTTTAGTCGCGTTGGTTTTACGACCACTGCACCTCAGCCCTATCTTTTCTCATATTACTCATGCATATTTGTGTGAGACTGTGTGCGGAAGCCATGCAATCGTGTCGAGGAGATAAATGGTGTTATTTTGATCGCCGCTACATTCGATGCGTTTAGATGGAGCTTTTTTTACATCTCTTCTTAAACTCAATGTGAGTGTGTACGTACAGATCTTCCGCTGTCCGTGAACTATCCGCGTGAAAAAATGAACATACTGCTGACTTATTCGTTGTTGTATGTCTTTGTTTGGCGTCACTTTGAACCGATTGGCTTCGCATGTCACTTGCATCTTATCTGCAATCTATTTCCTAGCATCTTTTGTGCTGGGCTTTTCCTCCTACCAATTTCCCGTAGAGTTCCGACCTCGCTTGTCCCACGGTATCCATCGCGCCGAAGTGCCAACACATCGAACGAAAAAGGGCGTACCCTCGCAAACCGATTACGATACGACTCACCATTGCAAGCTACGCAGCACTCTGGCGTACAAAGTTGCAGACCATGGCTATGGTCTGGCTCATGGCAATAACAACGAGTTAATTAAACAAGAAACTGGCCAATCACTAAGAGCCGCACGAAATCCCATCAGCGCTTATACACCTACGCGTTCTCTGAATCGTGCATTCGTCCTGTCGTATCATATTCACCTGATTAAGCTGTTGCATAAGAGCGTGAATGTGTGCACAATCACGACCAACACAATTGGCGATTAGATGGAAAAAGAGAACACCTGCAGTGCAATGGCTATGATTCATAATAACCAGCTATATTTCCTGAGTAGCCAATTCTACAATTTACAAAAGCCAAGGAGTACTTGATACTTTGcaaaaagaatttaaaaatgataaataagtTTATCAGgtttactttatttgtatAATCAAGTCGTCTCGTCGACGAGTTGATGAATTTTGTAGGTTCATTTGTATGGAAAAGTTAACTTTGGAGTTAATTTTCTCAACTCAAATCTTATAGATTTCAGAATAGAATAAGCCTACTATAGATGattaaaaatttcaaaatataaCTTGAAAATATGTGGGTCAAAGCAAattttggtttttgaatgataCTCTAATTTATGGGCATTTAAGGGTGTAGATGAGgtattcaataaaaaagaaaaagaagtattGGTTGCAAAAGTCAAGCACAACATAAGCttatttatcttattttttattattttggcttttataaattatacacatatgtttgttttattgagcttcggtaaaattttactgattttttttgggctgaagtttcagtaatcttttcagtaaaaagaatgtttactgaatcattcagtaatgtcTGATGCTCATTaaaatgacagctcgtttactgaaatcGCAGTAAAGCCATTAtgatattactgatttttcagtagtTAGTAGtgattaaaaaatgacgaaatatttattttaaattgactttttattgatgcgcaaAGATTGCCAGTCCCTCTTTTAATTTGGAtaaatgtttggtttttgttttatacagtTTAATATTTTGTCGCAACAAGTGTTGATGGTTCAGTAAGCGCTCATAGACACCACCAAATTTCAGCAAGCACAGTGAATTGTAGCCAACATTATACACGCCAACACGGCTGGCTTTTTACACATCACGAGCGCAccgcgttgttttgttttgatgttttgactgacaggtcgatttgacagaatgaatagctgcattttcagtcatttgttttactgatattcaGTGAAACGACCAATTTGACACtgattttactgatttttagtaaaatgtgtattactgaaatgcattcagtaaattgcgttactgaaaatcagcaaaacaaaaaaaaaattatgctgaaaatcagtaaaatattctataactgaaccgtttcagtacaaaactttactgaagcaTGATGATAAAATTTGCTGTGTAGCCATTGCACTGCAGGTGTTCATTCTCTTCTTTCATCTAATTGCCAATTGCGTTGGTCGTGATTGTGCACACATTCACGATCTTATGCAACAGCTTAATCAGGTGAATATGATACGACGGGACGAATGCACTCTTCAGAGAACGCGTAGGTGTATACGCGCTGATGGGATTTCGTGCGGCGCTTAGCGATTGGCCAGTTTCTTGTTTAATTAACTCGTTGTTATTGCCATGAGCCAGACCATAGCCATGGTCTGCAACTTTGTACGCCAGAGTGCTGCGTAGCTTGCAATGGTGAGTCGTATCGTAATCGGTTTGCGAGGGTACGCCCTTTTTCGTTCGATGTGTTGGCACTTCGGCGCGATGGATACCGTGGGACAAGCGAGGTCGGAACTCTACGGGAAATTGGTTGGAGGAAAAGCCCAGCACAAAAGATGCTAGGAAATAGATTGCAGATAAGATGCAAGTGACATGCGAAGCCAATCGGTTCAAAGTGACGCCAAACAAAGACATACAACAACGAATAAGTCAGCAGTATGTTCATTTTTTCACGCGGATAGTTCACGGACAGCGGAAGATCTGTACGTACACACTCACATTGAGTTTAAGAAGAGATGTAAAAAAAGCTCCATCTAAACGCATCGAATGTAGCGGCGATCAAAATAACACCATTTATCTCCTCGACACGATTGCATGGCTTCCGCACACAGTCTCACACAAATATGCATGAGTAATATGAGAAAAGATAGGGCTGAGGTGCAGTGGTCGTAAAACCAACGCGACTAAAGGGCGATCTTCCTGTTTGCGTTAAACACCGTCATCTATGAGTAGCTCGCGCAATTGTCTGGCACTGATCAAATTTCAGCTTCATAATCATATTTCTGATAGCTATCTTCGAAACTTTGTACACAAATAAATCGAGCTCAGACGAAATCAGAGAAATCAGGAAATCATGAACAGGATGGCAAAAAGactaaaaaagcaaaaagaggaATAGCTGTACACAAAAAGCGtaactgaaatgaaaaatgttatgTAAAAATCAAAGGTGCTTGCACACTGGTGGCTGTGTGACCATGACTCGTTCGACTAGGCATGCGTCATGGGACACAATTTATGACATGGAATTAGCTGCTCGATTACATCTCGCAGGGGGCCGGTCGGTTGGACGAAGCGACCCAAGAGGAGAACGTGAAAGGATCCAAACGAAACCATGTGAAACGGAGGAACCGGTTTGTTGCGGAGTATGCAGAATCACAGCTTTCCAACCGACCCGAGAATAGCTCCGATTGCAGCGGAAAATCAGCTGGAGAATGCATGGAGAATGTGATGCTAAGAGTAAATAATTTTCAACCCGCACCCCATGCAAAATACCTGTGTAGAATGAGTCATGCGATGCTCGAGACCGGTTCTCCGATTATCGTTTCGTTTCAGTTTGTATTGAGGTGGTAGGTAGTAGATGGTGCCGCTGTTTTAGCATTACATACTGAAAAATATGTATCGTTTTGCTTTTGGCTTTTTTCTTGTCTGAACCAGTTTAAGAAAATGCTAGAGTTTTCGCTCGAgtgtaatatttttcattggtCTAAAATACAACATGCTCTCGAGTTCCAGAGATAGAAGTGTCAAATTGTGTATGATGGCTCATGCAGTGGCCTGGTGATCGTTGACTGGTGGTGATCGGGGCCCTACCGACCATTGATGCTGCATGATTGGAGGGTGTGAAGGAAACTTTATGACAAATCGGCaatctatgttttttttgtgcaaacgTTAAGTAATTACTTACCCCCGAGCATCTAGGTACAGACTAACAAGCATTCTCATATTAATCAGACTGCGAATACCAGAGATAACAGGAGCAGATTgctcaaaaacaaacagttatACATCTATCAGAGTACCATTACTTACTCCTGTAATTGTGTCTTTttcaaaaaattctgcgattTGCATTCCGAAACCATTGACAGCTAACAAATTattacaaattattattattaacaaaTTATTGTTAACAAATTATTAGTAGACAAATTATTGAAATCACCTCAGCCAAGTTTCCGAACATGGACGCTGGTTTTGCTAATCTAATACGAAGGAAGCATAGGTGCTGTACACTTGATAGAAAGCGATATGTAACAAAAGCCAGTCGTTGTAGTGGCCATGCGAAAGCATGGgtgtacaatttatttttctggttttatttttagcatcAATGACGCTTGCAGCAGCGAGTACATAAAGAGGAcaattttatgacattgaaGCTAGTTTCAAGGGATGGATGTATGGCCCAAGTGAagctattgctgctgctaaggTAGAGATTTGCTAGCGTCCCAACATCCGCTCCCAGCAGTGCGAGTGAACCAAAACCTGTATGGGAGGGTAGTAGTAGGGCAGTTAGTTGTTGACATATCTGGACACATCACAGCTAGTAGCGTTACACCGGCACTTACATTTCTCTTTCGCACTACGATCGGGCACGTTCCAACGCGACCAGAGTACTTGCACTTGTTACATACAGCACGCAAAGGTCGCTCGCAAAAATCACAGCGACTTTTGGGCGACACAAAAACTGCAAAAGAGAGACACGGGATGGGGGCCAGTTAGCAAAATGCACCACAAAAGCATACGACACCGCACCACAATGCGGGCATTAAATTCTCACTTGTCCAGTATGCTTTCTGCATCGTGCTGCGATCGGCCGAGTGTGGGATGAATGAAATCGTGTTGCCACAACacaggaacaaaaacacagtcAAACAAAACTAATCCGTGACACGCACCGTAGGGCCCGATGGTTGAATGTGGAATGAATTAGCGCTCACGAGCGCAGGTGCGGTTCGACACAAGGGTCAAATTGGGAGTGCCTGCGGCGATGACAGCTTGTGTGCGTGAAACTTCATATAGAATAGCttaagaaagagagatagcgaAAGGGTTACTggaatagagagagagagagagagagagagagagagagagagagagagagagagagagagagagagagagagagagagagagagagggaatagggggagagagagagagagagagagagagagagagagagagagagagagagagagagagagagagagagagagagagagagagagggaatagggggagagagagagagagagagagagagagagagagagagagagagagagagagagagaaagatatagtgagagagagaaagaatatccgtacgaaacacacaaacggaaCGATATTGATGTGCCTGTTGCGCGTATATCTTTTTGGTAACTGGTATAAAGGAAGGAACTGATAGATTTCCCGTGAGTTGAACATGTCACTCTTGCGATTTCGCAAATTCGCGGAAATTCGCGTCCATAAAATGGGAtggcaatatttttttcattcatcatCGTGTCATTGCATCACAATCAAGCGAGGACAAGGCAACCGATGGGTGAAAGTCAGCCCCACACATTCAGCCTGGACAATCAATGGATGAATTTGCAATCAATGGATGCTTTTACTCATTTGCTTGCCTCTTCTTCTTAGTGGAAGGTGTATTGTTATGTCTAAacgtattttattttctatgcACCTGTCCAACCCTTCCCGAGTTTATCGCCGGAGCTCTTAGCCCTCATACGTAGgcctgactatcctgctatgggtaatgAACAAATCACATACATCCAAGCCCATTAGCCCAGTGCAGGCATCCCTTTACCGACAACGGCTGTTGTGCCAATGAAGCAGAAGAAGCTTttagtattgttatgtcaagtcggcAAATGTCAATTTGAGTTGAAGCACTTTACCTTCTTATTTCCATACAGCTTAGCGGTGGCGGATTAAGACGAGAggaggccctaagcggtcaTGCGAATGAACATAGTTTGAACAATGCGGCCGCTTAGTTCGCTTAGGGCTTAATCCGCCCCTGCACCTTGGCCTTAGGTCTCACTATTATACTGCAAATATTAATTGCATCCACAATATCCTCTCTTCCCAATCACCTGGCGTCATTGTTACTGCTTCGTGCCCCCACACCCCAGAGACATCGGTTGGAAGGGATGTAGTGGGTTGGAAGTATTGAGAGAATATACCGTGTGGCAGAGAATGAGTACTacagagtgtatgtgtgtgtgagagagagagagagagagagagagatagagaaaaagagaaagaaagaggatgagtgtatgtgtatgtgtgtgtgtttgttcgagAGAGTGTATCGAgaccaaggtgttataaatgacaaggtgaagttgttcagagcaaaatgacatttctcgacttgacatttctcctCCGGGGGCTCTGGTATAAAAATCgtggagggctggtgcggggtcaaagtgggtatagggactaggtgggcttataggtttggcgggaaggccatattggacgaacgaatgacaggaggggattcgattgtgatacgtagtttttcacccacactacgacacatcatccaaaatagccattggaattcacacgcatacatcaacaaatgatcgaatcccctcctgtcatttcgttttcatttttctacagtacggctgtcaatttgttcgggataagcccacctgtataataaacccactttgtgcggggtaatgaaatttgtatgcagagaatgacagatgtcccccacaatgtcgcccagcaaaagcgataaaaatcaaccttctaaatacattatccttgatcGAGACGTACAAACTTCTGAGAAGATGCCGCTCCAGTGGACGAGTTCCAGTGGAGCAGAGACATCGCTTTTTTCGCCCCATGCTGACGACGTGTTAGACGTGAGCCGTACGCGCTGCTTGCTTATTCcttagtgtatgt from Anopheles coluzzii chromosome X, AcolN3, whole genome shotgun sequence includes:
- the LOC125906586 gene encoding uncharacterized protein LOC125906586, which produces MEHPNQEPTKQMQGEFIEWKPSEPGEWQFLFFEDQELKLSLDSEEEGQEAMPYSMKQPPYLLNDVLRCACCHQCQFQCYENDLLLTCQSHPRLICWMCEKAPATPPNTLQTTAVADFTDSDSLTDTSELIETDDNGEDSRLIEG